The following proteins are encoded in a genomic region of Galbibacter sp. BG1:
- a CDS encoding RNA polymerase sigma factor translates to MQEEELIKKLQHKNGKEEAFRFLVKRYKRPLYALVRKITIDHEDANEVTQLTFIKAFKYIDGFKGNSKIYTWLYTIARREAIQFMHEKAKQRNTSIEELSLTAMEQLKAHSTYYSGDEIQLKLQKAVAMLPQKQREVFNMKYFDNLKYSEISEITGTSEGGLKANYHLAVNNLKANLQLD, encoded by the coding sequence ATGCAAGAAGAAGAGCTAATTAAAAAGTTACAGCATAAAAATGGAAAGGAGGAAGCTTTTCGATTTTTGGTCAAGCGGTATAAAAGACCGCTATATGCGCTGGTTAGAAAAATTACGATCGACCATGAGGACGCCAATGAGGTAACCCAATTAACTTTTATCAAAGCGTTTAAATATATCGATGGTTTTAAAGGAAATAGTAAAATTTACACTTGGTTATACACCATTGCTAGACGGGAGGCAATTCAGTTTATGCATGAAAAAGCAAAGCAGCGAAACACAAGCATTGAAGAGTTGAGCCTTACAGCTATGGAGCAGCTAAAAGCCCATAGCACCTATTATTCAGGTGATGAAATTCAACTGAAACTACAAAAAGCTGTGGCTATGCTTCCACAAAAACAAAGGGAAGTTTTCAATATGAAATATTTTGATAACCTGAAGTATTCCGAAATTTCAGAAATCACCGGCACAAGTGAAGGTGGGTTAAAAGCAAATTATCATTTGGCTGTAAATAATTTAAAAGCCAATTTACAGTTAGATTAA
- a CDS encoding Gfo/Idh/MocA family protein has translation MDNRRSFIKKSSLIVAAGIMPYPSFLIPKKKGKLGVALVGLGYYSTDVLAPALQLTKYCELKGIVTGSPEKIPIWQKKYGIKDSNVYNYENMHEMANNEEIDVVYIVLPPALHAKYSIIGANAGKHVWCEKPMEVTAKKCKDIIDACNKNKVKLAIGYRMHHEPNTQTLMKWSKTLPYGKIEYVAAEAGYFDSRTDHWKQNKELGGGAMYDMGVYPLNAIRYTKGMEPKAVKAFHKTNRPEIYDEVDETTVFDLQFEDGTAAQGKTSLGERYNNLEATCINGSYYLKPFQQYKGVQGATSDGIILEPFKGNQQAKQMDDDSVSIINDLPMLVPGEEGLKDIFIVEKIYESAAKGSEWIYF, from the coding sequence ATGGACAATAGACGAAGTTTTATTAAGAAATCAAGTTTAATTGTAGCGGCAGGCATCATGCCCTATCCTTCTTTTTTAATTCCGAAGAAAAAAGGAAAATTGGGTGTGGCATTGGTAGGATTGGGATATTACAGTACCGATGTGCTGGCGCCAGCATTGCAGCTTACCAAATATTGCGAGCTCAAAGGAATTGTAACAGGAAGTCCCGAAAAAATTCCGATTTGGCAAAAAAAGTATGGTATAAAAGACAGCAATGTTTACAATTATGAAAACATGCACGAAATGGCAAACAATGAGGAGATTGACGTTGTTTACATTGTATTGCCACCAGCCCTGCATGCCAAATATAGCATTATTGGTGCCAATGCAGGGAAGCATGTGTGGTGCGAAAAACCTATGGAGGTAACTGCAAAAAAATGCAAGGATATAATAGATGCCTGCAATAAAAATAAAGTAAAATTAGCCATTGGGTATCGCATGCACCACGAACCAAACACCCAAACCCTTATGAAATGGTCTAAAACCTTGCCCTATGGAAAAATAGAATATGTTGCTGCGGAAGCGGGCTACTTCGATTCGCGAACAGACCATTGGAAACAAAACAAAGAACTAGGTGGTGGAGCTATGTACGATATGGGAGTGTACCCACTAAACGCCATAAGATATACAAAAGGGATGGAGCCGAAAGCGGTAAAGGCTTTTCATAAAACCAACCGACCAGAAATTTACGATGAGGTTGATGAAACCACGGTGTTCGATCTTCAGTTTGAAGATGGAACCGCCGCACAGGGAAAAACAAGCTTGGGAGAGCGCTACAACAATTTGGAAGCCACCTGCATCAATGGTAGTTACTATTTAAAGCCTTTCCAACAATACAAAGGGGTTCAAGGCGCCACAAGCGACGGAATTATTTTAGAGCCTTTCAAAGGGAACCAGCAGGCAAAGCAGATGGATGACGATTCGGTGTCAATAATTAACGACCTCCCCATGCTAGTACCCGGCGAAGAAGGGTTGAAGGATATTTTTATTGTGGAAAAGATATACGAATCTGCTGCGAAAGGTAGTGAGTGGATTTATTTTTAA
- a CDS encoding pyridoxal-phosphate dependent enzyme, whose protein sequence is MKYAKNILETIGNTPLVKINKITKDIDALVLAKVETFNPGNSVKDRMAVKMVDDAEAAGLIKPGGTIIEGTSGNTGMGLALVAINRGYKLVCVISDKQSKEKMDVLRAVGAEVVVCPTNVAPDDPRSYYSVSKRLAEETPNSWYVNQYDNLSNAQAHYEQTGPEIWEQTEGKITHFVVGVGTGGTISGVGKYLKEKNPNIKVWGVDAYGSVFKKYHETGIFDENEIYSYITEGIGEDILPKNVNFDVIDGFTKVTDKDGAVFTRRLAKEEGIFVGYSAGSAIKGVLQLKQHFKPDDVVVVLFHDSGSRYIAKVFNDDWMRDRGFLEKDVKHAEDLIGAEGELITAKTEELVSHAIERMKKHNISQIPVEDASGFVGSLDESALFKAYLEDKNISEKPIKDIMQSAFPVVSKNTSIDELSKLINRENKAVLVDLGNKEFQIITKHDIISAI, encoded by the coding sequence ATGAAATACGCTAAAAATATATTAGAGACTATCGGGAACACCCCGTTGGTTAAAATTAATAAAATCACCAAGGATATCGATGCTTTGGTGCTCGCCAAAGTAGAAACCTTTAATCCTGGGAATTCGGTAAAGGACCGTATGGCGGTTAAAATGGTGGATGATGCCGAAGCTGCCGGCCTTATTAAACCCGGTGGTACCATAATTGAAGGAACCAGTGGAAATACTGGAATGGGATTGGCTTTAGTGGCCATTAATAGAGGTTATAAATTGGTGTGTGTCATCAGTGATAAACAGTCCAAAGAAAAAATGGATGTTCTCCGTGCAGTAGGGGCAGAGGTAGTGGTTTGTCCTACCAATGTAGCTCCAGATGATCCCCGTTCTTATTACTCGGTTTCCAAACGCTTAGCGGAAGAAACGCCTAATTCTTGGTATGTAAATCAATACGACAATCTTTCCAACGCCCAGGCGCATTATGAGCAAACCGGACCTGAAATTTGGGAACAAACGGAAGGTAAAATCACACACTTCGTTGTAGGTGTTGGAACCGGAGGTACCATAAGCGGGGTTGGAAAATATCTAAAAGAAAAGAATCCGAATATAAAAGTCTGGGGAGTCGATGCCTATGGTTCTGTTTTTAAAAAATATCATGAGACGGGCATATTCGATGAAAACGAAATTTATAGTTATATTACGGAAGGCATCGGCGAAGACATTCTTCCTAAAAATGTAAATTTTGATGTCATCGACGGTTTTACGAAAGTTACCGATAAAGATGGAGCTGTTTTTACCCGAAGGTTAGCGAAAGAAGAGGGGATTTTTGTTGGATATTCGGCAGGATCCGCTATAAAGGGTGTTCTTCAGCTAAAACAGCATTTTAAACCTGATGACGTGGTGGTGGTTTTATTTCACGATTCTGGAAGTAGGTACATTGCCAAAGTTTTTAACGATGACTGGATGCGCGACCGCGGTTTTCTGGAAAAGGATGTAAAACATGCTGAAGATCTTATTGGAGCCGAAGGCGAGTTAATCACTGCTAAAACTGAAGAATTGGTCTCCCATGCAATTGAACGCATGAAAAAACACAATATTTCCCAGATCCCCGTAGAAGATGCTTCCGGTTTTGTGGGGTCTTTAGATGAGTCTGCATTGTTTAAGGCGTACCTAGAGGACAAGAATATTTCTGAAAAACCCATAAAGGATATTATGCAATCAGCTTTTCCAGTAGTTTCAAAAAATACTTCCATCGATGAGCTTTCAAAACTCATCAATCGGGAAAATAAAGCCGTACTGGTAGATCTGGGAAATAAAGAATTTCAAATTATAACCAAACACGATATTATAAGTGCTATTTAG
- a CDS encoding DUF6588 family protein, with product MKKLSMLAMAVATFCATTAKAQDSFDALLAAGVDDAQRFTNDFLAPGTDALMYGINNGWYNTAKVKPLLGFEISVMANAGVIKDDQKEFWMDTNDYENVSFVQGPAAQNVGTVLGENDPTVLVEVTYDDPIFGNESVELELPNGLAAEGLSFLPTAFLQGSIGLSFGTEFKARFIPKINAEDTKIGMYGFGLQHEFTHWLPADKLLPVAISGLISYTHLDGEYDFTDTSGIDGENQRLENSTNTWLFQAIASTKLPIINFYGGIGYLSGKSESDILGTYIVTDGILQSEAIVDPYSVSSSVSGVRGTFGTRLKLGFFRFNADYTFAEYDSFSVGLNFGFR from the coding sequence ATGAAAAAATTATCAATGTTGGCAATGGCTGTTGCTACTTTTTGTGCCACCACTGCAAAGGCGCAAGATAGTTTCGATGCACTATTGGCCGCAGGAGTAGACGATGCCCAACGATTTACAAACGATTTTTTGGCACCTGGAACAGACGCTTTGATGTACGGGATTAATAATGGTTGGTACAATACCGCCAAAGTAAAACCCTTACTTGGTTTTGAAATTTCTGTGATGGCAAATGCCGGGGTAATTAAAGACGACCAAAAGGAGTTTTGGATGGACACCAACGATTATGAAAATGTTTCTTTTGTTCAAGGCCCGGCGGCCCAGAATGTAGGAACGGTTTTGGGAGAAAATGATCCTACGGTTTTGGTGGAAGTAACTTACGACGATCCTATTTTTGGTAACGAATCGGTTGAGTTGGAATTGCCCAATGGTTTGGCAGCAGAAGGTTTAAGTTTTTTACCCACTGCTTTTTTACAAGGAAGCATAGGTTTGTCTTTTGGGACAGAGTTTAAGGCTCGATTTATTCCTAAAATTAATGCAGAGGATACTAAAATCGGAATGTATGGTTTTGGTTTACAGCATGAATTTACCCATTGGTTGCCAGCAGATAAATTGTTACCAGTGGCTATTTCTGGCTTAATTTCTTATACACACCTTGATGGTGAATACGATTTTACGGATACATCGGGAATCGATGGCGAAAATCAAAGATTGGAGAACAGCACCAATACATGGCTGTTTCAGGCTATCGCATCTACGAAATTGCCCATCATTAATTTTTACGGGGGCATAGGCTACCTTTCAGGAAAATCAGAATCGGATATTTTGGGAACCTATATTGTTACCGATGGTATTTTGCAGTCGGAAGCCATAGTAGACCCTTATTCGGTTTCCAGCAGTGTTTCAGGGGTTAGAGGAACGTTTGGCACCCGTTTAAAATTAGGTTTCTTCCGTTTTAACGCAGATTATACATTTGCCGAATACGATAGTTTTTCCGTGGGCCTTAATTTCGGTTTTAGATAG
- the gyrB gene encoding DNA topoisomerase (ATP-hydrolyzing) subunit B, which produces MSEEVKKHNYSADSIQALEGMEHVRMRPSMYIGDVGVRGLHHLVYEVVDNSIDEALAGHCDTIRVVINEDNSITVEDNGRGIPVDLHKKEGISALEVVMTKIGAGGKFDKDSYKVSGGLHGVGVSCVNALSESLKATVYRDGTIWEQEYERGKTLYPVKSVGETDLRGTLVTFKPDPTIFTQTLEYNYDTLASRMRELAFLNKGITITLTDKRHKDEKGEVVFEKFHSEEGLKEFIRFLDGNREPLIADVISMEGEKNDIPVEVAMVYNTSFTENLHSYVNNINTHEGGTHLSGFRRGLTTTLKKYADASGLLDKLKFDIAGDDFREGLTAIVSVKVAEPQFEGQTKTKLGNREVSAAVSQAVSEMLEIYLEEHPDDAKTIVQKVILAAQARHAARKAREMVQRKTVMSGGGLPGKLSDCSEQDPQKCEVFLVEGDSAGGTAKQGRDRNFQAILPLRGKILNVEKAMQHKVFENEEIRNIFTALGVTIGTEEDSKALNVEKLRYHKIVIMCDADVDGSHIATLILTFFFRYMRELVENGYIYIATPPLYLVKKGNKKSYAWNDKERDRLAEEYGGSVNVQRYKGLGEMNAEQLWDTTMNPEFRTLRQVTIDSGSEADRIFSMLMGDEVPPRREFIEKNAVYANIDA; this is translated from the coding sequence ATGAGCGAGGAAGTTAAAAAGCATAATTATTCAGCAGATAGTATTCAGGCGCTGGAAGGGATGGAGCACGTACGTATGCGACCATCTATGTATATCGGGGATGTAGGTGTAAGAGGATTGCACCACTTGGTTTATGAGGTGGTAGATAACTCTATTGATGAAGCGCTGGCTGGCCATTGCGATACCATTCGTGTGGTAATTAATGAAGACAACTCCATTACCGTTGAAGATAATGGTAGAGGTATTCCTGTAGATTTACATAAAAAGGAAGGAATCTCTGCATTGGAGGTGGTTATGACCAAAATTGGTGCCGGGGGTAAGTTTGATAAAGATTCATATAAAGTTTCTGGTGGACTCCACGGGGTGGGTGTTTCCTGTGTAAATGCACTTTCCGAAAGTCTGAAAGCTACCGTGTATCGCGATGGGACTATTTGGGAGCAAGAGTATGAGCGTGGAAAAACCCTTTACCCAGTTAAGTCTGTTGGTGAGACTGATCTAAGAGGTACTTTGGTTACTTTTAAACCAGACCCAACTATTTTTACTCAAACACTGGAATATAATTACGATACTTTGGCAAGCAGAATGCGGGAGCTTGCTTTCTTAAATAAAGGTATTACCATTACCCTTACCGATAAGCGTCATAAAGACGAAAAAGGAGAGGTTGTTTTTGAAAAATTCCATTCAGAGGAAGGTCTTAAAGAGTTTATTCGGTTCTTAGACGGAAACCGTGAGCCTTTAATCGCCGATGTTATTTCTATGGAAGGAGAGAAAAACGATATTCCTGTAGAGGTCGCAATGGTTTACAATACTTCTTTTACTGAAAATCTTCACTCATATGTAAATAATATTAATACCCACGAAGGGGGAACCCATTTATCTGGTTTTAGAAGAGGGTTAACTACCACGCTTAAAAAGTATGCCGATGCTTCTGGTTTGTTGGATAAGTTGAAGTTTGATATTGCTGGGGATGATTTCCGTGAAGGTCTTACGGCTATCGTTTCTGTAAAAGTTGCAGAGCCTCAGTTTGAAGGACAAACGAAAACCAAGCTAGGGAATAGGGAAGTTTCTGCAGCTGTTTCTCAAGCAGTTTCAGAAATGTTGGAAATATATCTTGAAGAACATCCAGACGATGCCAAAACTATTGTTCAAAAAGTTATTCTGGCAGCTCAAGCAAGACATGCGGCGCGTAAGGCACGTGAAATGGTACAGCGTAAAACCGTAATGAGCGGTGGCGGTCTGCCAGGTAAATTATCTGACTGTTCGGAACAGGATCCTCAAAAATGTGAAGTTTTCCTCGTCGAGGGAGATTCGGCAGGTGGAACCGCAAAGCAAGGTAGAGACCGTAATTTTCAAGCAATACTTCCGTTAAGGGGTAAAATCCTAAACGTGGAAAAAGCCATGCAGCATAAGGTCTTTGAGAACGAAGAGATTCGAAATATCTTTACGGCACTTGGGGTAACTATTGGTACGGAAGAGGATAGTAAAGCGTTGAACGTAGAGAAATTGCGTTATCATAAAATCGTTATTATGTGTGATGCGGATGTCGATGGTTCGCACATTGCAACCCTTATTCTTACTTTCTTTTTTAGGTACATGCGGGAATTGGTGGAGAACGGTTACATTTATATCGCTACACCCCCTTTATATTTGGTGAAAAAAGGAAATAAAAAGTCTTATGCCTGGAACGATAAAGAACGTGATAGACTGGCAGAGGAATACGGCGGAAGCGTAAACGTACAGCGTTATAAAGGTCTTGGGGAGATGAATGCGGAGCAATTGTGGGATACTACAATGAATCCAGAATTTAGAACCCTGCGCCAAGTAACCATCGATAGCGGTAGCGAAGCTGATAGAATTTTCTCAATGCTTATGGGGGATGAAGTTCCACCGCGTAGGGAATTTATCGAGAAAAACGCAGTCTATGCAAATATCGATGCCTAG
- the asnB gene encoding asparagine synthase B, translating into MCGIVCAFDLKEKADDLRPQLLEMSKRVRHRGPDWSGIYSDEKAILAHERLAIVDPASGKQPLLSEDGKLILAANGEIYNHRELRKQFEGKYDFKTESDCEVILALYKEKGVEFIDEMNGIFGFAIYDAEKDEYFVARDHMGIIPLYVGWDKNGTFYVASELKALEGVCTKIQLFPPGHYLHSSDGEFKKWYVRDWTEYDAVKDNKTSIQKIKEALEAAVHRQLMSDVPYGVLLSGGLDSSVTSAIAKKYAEKRIESDDTSEAWWPRLHSFSVGLEGSPDLAAAQKVADHIGTVHHEIKFTIQEGLDAIKDVVYNLETYDITTIRASTPMYLMARVIKSMGIKMVLSGEGADELFGGYLYFHKAPNAKEFHEETVRKLSKLHMYDCLRANKSLAAWGIEGRVPFLDKEFMDVAMSINPEDKMINGERMEKWVVRKAFEDYLPESVAWRQKEQFSDGVGYSWIDTLKEVVNQEVSDEQLANAKFRFPIQTPTSKEEFYYRSIFEEHFPSDAAALCVPQEASVACSTQIALEWDEAFKNMNDPSGRAVARVHADAYEK; encoded by the coding sequence ATGTGTGGAATTGTTTGTGCATTCGATTTAAAAGAAAAGGCCGATGACTTAAGACCTCAGTTATTGGAAATGTCTAAAAGGGTTCGTCATAGAGGGCCAGACTGGAGCGGTATTTACAGCGATGAAAAGGCTATTTTAGCTCATGAACGCTTGGCAATTGTAGATCCAGCTTCTGGGAAACAACCTTTATTGAGCGAAGATGGAAAATTGATTTTGGCAGCAAATGGTGAAATTTATAACCACAGGGAATTGCGCAAACAGTTTGAGGGTAAATATGATTTTAAAACGGAATCGGACTGCGAAGTTATTTTAGCACTGTATAAAGAAAAAGGAGTAGAATTTATAGATGAGATGAATGGAATTTTCGGTTTCGCTATTTACGATGCTGAAAAGGATGAGTATTTTGTGGCTAGGGACCATATGGGGATTATCCCTCTTTACGTAGGATGGGATAAAAATGGAACGTTCTATGTGGCTTCAGAATTAAAAGCGCTGGAAGGCGTTTGTACCAAAATACAGCTTTTTCCTCCAGGGCACTACCTACATAGTTCTGATGGTGAATTTAAAAAATGGTATGTTAGGGATTGGACGGAGTACGATGCCGTAAAAGACAATAAAACCAGTATTCAAAAAATAAAGGAAGCTTTAGAAGCTGCAGTACATAGACAATTAATGTCCGATGTTCCTTACGGAGTTTTACTTTCTGGGGGATTGGATTCATCGGTAACTTCAGCCATTGCTAAAAAATATGCTGAAAAGAGAATTGAATCAGATGATACTTCCGAAGCTTGGTGGCCACGCTTACACTCTTTCTCTGTAGGGCTGGAGGGTTCTCCAGATCTAGCGGCCGCTCAAAAAGTAGCGGACCATATCGGGACTGTACACCACGAAATTAAATTTACCATTCAAGAAGGCTTGGATGCCATAAAAGATGTGGTTTACAACTTAGAAACTTACGATATTACTACGATACGAGCTTCCACGCCTATGTATTTAATGGCAAGGGTCATTAAGTCGATGGGAATTAAAATGGTGTTGTCTGGCGAAGGTGCCGATGAGCTATTTGGAGGCTATTTGTATTTCCACAAGGCACCAAATGCCAAAGAGTTTCATGAAGAAACAGTAAGGAAGTTAAGCAAACTACATATGTACGATTGCTTGCGGGCCAACAAATCTTTAGCCGCATGGGGCATAGAAGGACGGGTGCCGTTTTTGGACAAAGAGTTTATGGATGTGGCGATGAGCATCAACCCAGAAGATAAAATGATCAACGGCGAGCGTATGGAAAAATGGGTAGTTCGTAAAGCGTTTGAAGATTACCTGCCGGAAAGCGTAGCATGGAGGCAAAAGGAACAATTTTCAGACGGGGTTGGATATAGTTGGATCGATACTTTAAAAGAAGTCGTAAATCAAGAGGTGAGCGATGAACAATTGGCGAATGCTAAATTTAGGTTCCCAATACAAACACCTACTTCCAAAGAAGAGTTTTATTACCGTTCTATTTTTGAAGAGCATTTCCCATCTGACGCTGCTGCGCTTTGCGTTCCCCAGGAAGCATCCGTAGCCTGTAGTACACAAATTGCTTTGGAATGGGATGAAGCGTTTAAAAACATGAACGATCCATCTGGAAGAGCTGTGGCTAGGGTCCATGCCGATGCCTATGAAAAATAA
- a CDS encoding DUF2911 domain-containing protein — protein sequence MKKSLIAMLFIAAFTFSTQVEAQKFSGLDKSPADIVYFRPEKNAAPLMKVVYGRPQLKGRAVGTDLAPYGDVWRTGANEATEIKFYQDVSIGGKPISAGTYSLFTIPGKDEWTVIINKDVDVWGAYSYKEGNDVARIKVPAGSDSKSLEAFSITFEPMDGGAKMIMGWDKLRIEVPITYNY from the coding sequence ATGAAGAAATCATTAATCGCTATGTTATTCATAGCCGCCTTTACATTTTCAACACAAGTAGAAGCCCAAAAATTTAGCGGACTGGATAAAAGTCCTGCCGACATCGTTTATTTCAGACCAGAAAAAAACGCTGCTCCCTTGATGAAGGTTGTTTACGGACGACCTCAACTAAAAGGACGTGCCGTAGGAACCGATCTTGCTCCTTATGGAGATGTATGGAGAACTGGAGCTAATGAAGCGACGGAGATTAAGTTCTATCAAGACGTTTCTATAGGTGGAAAACCAATTTCTGCGGGTACTTACAGTTTGTTCACTATTCCTGGAAAAGATGAATGGACAGTAATTATTAACAAAGATGTAGATGTTTGGGGAGCTTACTCCTACAAAGAAGGTAACGATGTTGCCCGTATTAAAGTTCCTGCTGGAAGTGATAGTAAATCGCTTGAAGCATTTTCCATTACTTTTGAGCCTATGGACGGTGGCGCCAAAATGATTATGGGTTGGGACAAGCTTAGAATTGAAGTACCTATTACCTACAATTACTAA
- a CDS encoding glycoside hydrolase family 2 protein translates to MINQFKFKNQWFLLLMIFLMSASAFSQKWKPAGDKIKTEWAGKIDVNNVLSEYPRPIMKRTEWKNLNGLWDYKIQKAGGTVPKEYAEKILVPFAVESSLSGVMKELGADNELWYKTIFTIPEGWSDKNILLHFGAVDWKAEVWLNDVKIGSHTGGYAPFSFDITPFLEAGEQQLIVKVWDPTSDGPQPRGKQVKEPKGIWYTPVSGIWQTVWLEPVSEKSIHDLKITPNIDNNTVKILTDLTNASYGDIVEVTVKDNGKVLSVSKASANETLEILVENQKLWSPESPFLYDLSVKLISKGKVVDEVDSYFAMRKISKKRDENGIVRMQLNNEDYFQFGPLDQGWWPDGLYTAPTDEALKYDIIKTKELGFNMIRKHVKVEPARWYTHCDRLGVLVWQDMPNGDSAPLWQGKKYFDGTELKRSAESEEIYRKEWKEIIDYLYSYPSIVVWVPFNEAWGQFKTVEITEWTQNYDPSRLINSASGGNHFQTGDILDLHNYPGPKMYLYDAQRITVLGEYGGIGLPIEGHLWKSDNNWGYIKFKNSKETTEEYIKYARQLMNMVKTGFSAAVYTQTTDVEGEVNGFMTYDRKVDKMDFKKVRDVNQEVINSIRLDKKTKP, encoded by the coding sequence ATGATTAACCAATTTAAATTTAAGAACCAATGGTTTTTGCTTTTGATGATTTTTTTAATGAGTGCTTCTGCATTTTCCCAAAAATGGAAACCAGCAGGGGATAAAATTAAAACAGAATGGGCAGGGAAAATCGATGTCAATAATGTGTTGTCGGAATATCCACGGCCCATAATGAAGCGTACGGAATGGAAAAACCTAAATGGATTGTGGGATTACAAAATACAAAAAGCAGGCGGAACTGTGCCTAAAGAGTATGCAGAAAAAATTTTGGTTCCTTTTGCTGTGGAGTCGAGTCTCTCCGGGGTTATGAAAGAACTAGGTGCCGATAACGAACTTTGGTATAAAACCATTTTTACAATTCCAGAGGGGTGGAGCGATAAGAATATTCTACTACATTTTGGAGCCGTCGATTGGAAGGCAGAAGTGTGGCTCAATGACGTAAAAATTGGTTCGCACACTGGGGGATATGCTCCATTTTCTTTTGATATCACTCCTTTTTTAGAAGCCGGGGAGCAGCAATTAATCGTAAAGGTTTGGGACCCCACTAGCGACGGTCCGCAACCGAGAGGGAAACAAGTTAAAGAGCCTAAAGGAATTTGGTATACACCGGTTAGCGGTATTTGGCAAACCGTGTGGTTGGAACCAGTTTCAGAAAAAAGCATCCACGACTTAAAAATCACTCCAAATATTGATAACAATACCGTAAAGATCTTAACAGACTTAACAAATGCATCTTACGGAGACATTGTTGAGGTTACGGTTAAAGATAATGGTAAGGTGTTATCTGTTTCAAAAGCCAGTGCAAATGAAACATTGGAGATCCTTGTGGAGAATCAAAAACTATGGTCTCCAGAATCCCCGTTTTTATATGATTTATCAGTAAAACTGATAAGTAAAGGAAAGGTTGTTGATGAAGTGGACAGTTATTTTGCAATGCGTAAAATTTCCAAGAAAAGGGATGAAAATGGTATCGTAAGAATGCAACTTAATAATGAAGACTACTTTCAGTTTGGCCCTTTGGACCAAGGATGGTGGCCAGATGGATTGTATACTGCGCCAACAGATGAAGCTTTAAAATACGATATTATTAAAACAAAAGAGTTAGGTTTTAATATGATTCGTAAACACGTTAAGGTAGAGCCTGCTCGATGGTATACGCATTGCGATCGATTAGGGGTTTTGGTTTGGCAGGACATGCCAAATGGCGATAGTGCGCCTCTTTGGCAAGGGAAAAAATATTTCGATGGAACTGAGCTTAAAAGAAGTGCAGAATCGGAAGAGATTTACCGTAAAGAATGGAAAGAAATTATCGATTACCTTTATTCCTATCCAAGTATTGTAGTCTGGGTGCCTTTTAATGAAGCTTGGGGACAATTTAAAACCGTTGAAATTACAGAGTGGACCCAGAATTACGATCCTTCGAGACTTATAAATTCCGCTAGTGGTGGAAACCATTTTCAAACCGGTGATATTTTAGACCTTCACAATTATCCAGGGCCTAAAATGTATTTATACGATGCGCAGCGAATAACCGTTCTGGGGGAATATGGCGGTATTGGCCTTCCTATTGAAGGGCACCTTTGGAAAAGCGATAATAACTGGGGATATATAAAGTTCAAGAACTCAAAAGAAACTACCGAAGAATATATAAAATACGCCAGACAGTTAATGAATATGGTAAAAACCGGATTCTCCGCAGCGGTCTATACGCAAACCACCGATGTAGAGGGAGAGGTGAACGGTTTTATGACCTACGATAGAAAAGTGGATAAAATGGACTTTAAAAAAGTACGCGATGTTAACCAAGAAGTAATTAACAGTATTCGGCTAGATAAAAAGACAAAACCTTAA